In one window of Onychomys torridus chromosome 5, mOncTor1.1, whole genome shotgun sequence DNA:
- the Cog8 gene encoding conserved oligomeric Golgi complex subunit 8 isoform X3, producing MAAAVTLQSSGSASATATATAAALGEVEDEGLLASLFRDRFPEAQWRERPDVGRYLRELSGSGLDRLRREPERLAEERAQLLQQTRDLAFANYKTFIRGAECTERIHRLFGDVETSLGHLLDRLPSFQQSCRNFVKEAEEISSNRRMNTLTLNRHTEILEILEIPQLMDTCVRNSYYEEALELAAYVRRLERKYSSIPVIQSIVNEVRQSMQLMLSQLIQQLRTNIQLPACLRVIGYLRRMDVFTEAELRVKFLQARDAWLRSILTAIPNDDPYFHITKTIEACRVHLFDIITQYRAIFSDEDPLLPPAMGEYTVNESAIFHGWVLQKISQFLQVLETDLNRGIGGRLDSLLGQCMYFGLSFSRVGADFRGQLAPVFQRVAINTFQKAVEEAVEKFQDEMTSYTLISAAAILGSSNMPTAVPATQPGTLQPPMVLLDFPPLACFLNNILVAFNDLRLCCPVALAQDVTQALEDALAKVTKTILAFHRAEEAAFSSGEHEIFVQFCTAFLEDLVPYLNRCLQVLFPPAQIAQTLGISPTQLSKHGTLGHVNISAIQEPLAFILPKRETVFCLDDQELVPDLGVPALEPSAEQPGLDPRGEPVVWSASGWTARIIQHEMDHLQGCLFIDKMDSGTFTNLHWMEVND from the exons ATGGCCGCCGCTGTGACTCTCCAGTCCTCCGGTTCTGCTTCGGCCACGGCGACGGCCACGGCGGCCGCGCTGGGGGAGGTAGAAGATGAAGGACTCCTGGCGTCGCTGTTCCGCGACCGCTTCCCTGAGGCCCAGTGGCGTGAGCGGCCTGACGTGGGCCGCTACCTCCGGGAGTTGAGCGGCTCGGGGCTGGACCGGTTGCGACGCGAGCCCGAGCGCTTGGCGGAGGAGCGGGCCCAGCTGCTGCAGCAGACGCGCGACCTGGCCTTCGCCAATTACAAGACGTTCATTCGCGGTGCCGAGTGCACCGAGCGCATCCACCGCCTCTTCGGCGACGTGGAGACGTCCCTCGGTCACCTGCTCGACCGATTGCCCAGCTTTCAGCAGAGCTGCAG GAACTTTGTGAAGGAGGCCGAGGAGATCAGCTCTAACCGGCGGATGAACACCCTGACTCTAAACCGGCACACAGAAATCCTGGAGATTTTAGAAATTCCTCAGCTTATGGACACTTGTGTCCGAAACAGCTACTATGAAGAGGCCCTGGAGCTTGCAGCCTATGTCCGACGACTGGAAAGGAAATACTCCTCCATCCCTGTCATCCAG AGCATTGTGAATGAAGTGCGCCAGTCCATGCAGCTGATGCTAAGCCAGCTGATCCAGCAACTGAGGACTAACATCCAGCTCCCGGCCTGCCTGCGTGTCATTGGCTATCTTCGGCGCATGGATGTCTTCACTGAGGCTGAGCTGAGGGTGAAGTTTCTTCAGGCTCGGGATGCTTGGCTTCGCTCCATCCTGACTGCTATCCCTAATGATGATCCTTACTTCCATATCACAAAAACCATTGAGGCCTGCCGGGTCCACCTCTTTGATATCATCACCCAGTACCGTGCCATCTTCTCAGATGAGGACCCCTTGCTGCCACCTGCCATGGGAGAGTACACTGTGAATGAGAGTGCCATCTTCCATGGCTGGGTGCTGCAGAAAATCTCACAGTTCCTGCAGGTGCTAGAGACCGACCTTAACCGGGGTATAGGTGGTCGATTGGACTCTCTGCTAGGCCAGTGCATGTACTTTGGGCTGTCCTTTAGCCGAGTGGGAGCTGATTTCCGGGGCCAGTTGGCTCCTGTTTTCCAGAGGGTGGCAATCAACACTTTCCAGAAAGCAGTTGAGGAAGCAGTGGAGAAATTCCAGGATGAAATGACTTCCTACACCCTCATCTCAGCTGCAGCCATCCTGGGTAGCAGTAACATGCCTACTGCAGTGCCAGCCACACAACCAGGGACGTTGCAGCCACCAATGGTGCTCTTAGACTTTCCACCCCTTGCCTGCTTCCTCAACAACATTTTGGTTGCTTTCAATGATCTTCGTCTCTGCTGTCCTGTGGCCCTAGCACAGGATGTGACTCAGGCCTTGGAGGATGCCCTTGCCAAG GTAACCAAAACAATCCTGGCATTCCATCGTGCCGAAGAGGCTGCATTCAGCAGTGGGGAGCATGAAATCTTTGTCCAGTTTTGCACTGCCTTCCTGGAAGACCTTGTTCCTTATTTGAACCGCTGTCTTCAAGTCCTTTTTCCACCAGCTCAGATAGCCCAGACTCTAg GCATCTCACCCACCCAGCTCTCCAAGCACGGAACCCTTGGGCATGTGAACATCAGCGCCATCCAGGAGCCTCTCGCCTTTATCCTGCCTAAAAGAGAGACAGTCTTCTGTCTAGATGACCAGGAGCTAGTGCCTGACCTCGGGGTTCCAGCGCTAGAGCCTTCTGCGGAGCAGCCCG GACTGGACCCAAGAGGAGAGCCAGTGGTGTGGTCAGCAAGTGGGTGGACCGCCCGAATCATCCAGCATGAGATGGATCATTTGCAGGGCTGCCTGTTCATTGACAAAATGGACAGTGGGACATTTACCAATCTCCACTGGATGGAGGTGAATGACTGA
- the Cog8 gene encoding conserved oligomeric Golgi complex subunit 8 isoform X2, which produces MGLLGGLLVAARVPLSRARGCSSSAGLEGPARTRSYWRYLRRLVWGAPQPPYTRVCQVGDPVLRAVAAPVEPAQLAGPELQRLVGLLVQVMRRRGCLGLSAPQLGVPLQVLALEFPDALFRTFSPRLRELRQMEPFPLRVLVNPSLRVLDSRLVTFPEGCESVSGFLACVPRFQAVQISGLDPRGEPVVWSASGWTARIIQHEMDHLQGCLFIDKMDSGTFTNLHWMEVND; this is translated from the exons ATGGGGCTGCTGGGTGGGCTGCTGGTGGCGGCGCGGGTCCCGCTGAGCCGGGCGCGGGGCTGCAGCTCGTCGGCCGGCCTCGAGGGCCCCGCACGCACGCGCTCCTACTGGCGGTACCTGAGGCGCCTCGTGTGGGGCGCGCCGCAGCCGCCATACACGCGCGTGTGCCAGGTCGGGGACCCGGTGCTGCGCGCCGTGGCGGCCCCGGTGGAACCCGCGCAGCTGGCGGGGCCGGAGCTGCAGCGGCTGGTGGGGCTGCTGGTGCAGGTGATGCGGCGGCGCGGCTGCCTGGGCCTCAGTGCGCCGCAGCTGGGGGTGCCGCTGCAAGTGCTGGCCCTCGAGTTCCCCGACGCGCTCTTCCGCACCTTCTCACCGCGCCTGCGTGAGCTGCGTCAGATGGAGCCCTTCCCGCTTCGGGTGCTGGTGAACCCCAGCCTGAGGGTGCTGGACAGCCGCTTGGTCACCTTCCCTGAGGGCTGCGAGAGCGTCTCCGGTTTCCTGGCGTGTGTGCCTCGCTTCCAGGCCGTGCAGATCTCAG GACTGGACCCAAGAGGAGAGCCAGTGGTGTGGTCAGCAAGTGGGTGGACCGCCCGAATCATCCAGCATGAGATGGATCATTTGCAGGGCTGCCTGTTCATTGACAAAATGGACAGTGGGACATTTACCAATCTCCACTGGATGGAGGTGAATGACTGA
- the Cog8 gene encoding conserved oligomeric Golgi complex subunit 8 isoform X1: protein MAAAVTLQSSGSASATATATAAALGEVEDEGLLASLFRDRFPEAQWRERPDVGRYLRELSGSGLDRLRREPERLAEERAQLLQQTRDLAFANYKTFIRGAECTERIHRLFGDVETSLGHLLDRLPSFQQSCRNFVKEAEEISSNRRMNTLTLNRHTEILEILEIPQLMDTCVRNSYYEEALELAAYVRRLERKYSSIPVIQSIVNEVRQSMQLMLSQLIQQLRTNIQLPACLRVIGYLRRMDVFTEAELRVKFLQARDAWLRSILTAIPNDDPYFHITKTIEACRVHLFDIITQYRAIFSDEDPLLPPAMGEYTVNESAIFHGWVLQKISQFLQVLETDLNRGIGGRLDSLLGQCMYFGLSFSRVGADFRGQLAPVFQRVAINTFQKAVEEAVEKFQDEMTSYTLISAAAILGSSNMPTAVPATQPGTLQPPMVLLDFPPLACFLNNILVAFNDLRLCCPVALAQDVTQALEDALAKVTKTILAFHRAEEAAFSSGEHEIFVQFCTAFLEDLVPYLNRCLQVLFPPAQIAQTLGISPTQLSKHGTLGHVNISAIQEPLAFILPKRETVFCLDDQELVPDLGVPALEPSAEQPGLEPVTSAAPEGGSERSDPGEPLPGEPGEGEPLPAQPPGEEP, encoded by the exons ATGGCCGCCGCTGTGACTCTCCAGTCCTCCGGTTCTGCTTCGGCCACGGCGACGGCCACGGCGGCCGCGCTGGGGGAGGTAGAAGATGAAGGACTCCTGGCGTCGCTGTTCCGCGACCGCTTCCCTGAGGCCCAGTGGCGTGAGCGGCCTGACGTGGGCCGCTACCTCCGGGAGTTGAGCGGCTCGGGGCTGGACCGGTTGCGACGCGAGCCCGAGCGCTTGGCGGAGGAGCGGGCCCAGCTGCTGCAGCAGACGCGCGACCTGGCCTTCGCCAATTACAAGACGTTCATTCGCGGTGCCGAGTGCACCGAGCGCATCCACCGCCTCTTCGGCGACGTGGAGACGTCCCTCGGTCACCTGCTCGACCGATTGCCCAGCTTTCAGCAGAGCTGCAG GAACTTTGTGAAGGAGGCCGAGGAGATCAGCTCTAACCGGCGGATGAACACCCTGACTCTAAACCGGCACACAGAAATCCTGGAGATTTTAGAAATTCCTCAGCTTATGGACACTTGTGTCCGAAACAGCTACTATGAAGAGGCCCTGGAGCTTGCAGCCTATGTCCGACGACTGGAAAGGAAATACTCCTCCATCCCTGTCATCCAG AGCATTGTGAATGAAGTGCGCCAGTCCATGCAGCTGATGCTAAGCCAGCTGATCCAGCAACTGAGGACTAACATCCAGCTCCCGGCCTGCCTGCGTGTCATTGGCTATCTTCGGCGCATGGATGTCTTCACTGAGGCTGAGCTGAGGGTGAAGTTTCTTCAGGCTCGGGATGCTTGGCTTCGCTCCATCCTGACTGCTATCCCTAATGATGATCCTTACTTCCATATCACAAAAACCATTGAGGCCTGCCGGGTCCACCTCTTTGATATCATCACCCAGTACCGTGCCATCTTCTCAGATGAGGACCCCTTGCTGCCACCTGCCATGGGAGAGTACACTGTGAATGAGAGTGCCATCTTCCATGGCTGGGTGCTGCAGAAAATCTCACAGTTCCTGCAGGTGCTAGAGACCGACCTTAACCGGGGTATAGGTGGTCGATTGGACTCTCTGCTAGGCCAGTGCATGTACTTTGGGCTGTCCTTTAGCCGAGTGGGAGCTGATTTCCGGGGCCAGTTGGCTCCTGTTTTCCAGAGGGTGGCAATCAACACTTTCCAGAAAGCAGTTGAGGAAGCAGTGGAGAAATTCCAGGATGAAATGACTTCCTACACCCTCATCTCAGCTGCAGCCATCCTGGGTAGCAGTAACATGCCTACTGCAGTGCCAGCCACACAACCAGGGACGTTGCAGCCACCAATGGTGCTCTTAGACTTTCCACCCCTTGCCTGCTTCCTCAACAACATTTTGGTTGCTTTCAATGATCTTCGTCTCTGCTGTCCTGTGGCCCTAGCACAGGATGTGACTCAGGCCTTGGAGGATGCCCTTGCCAAG GTAACCAAAACAATCCTGGCATTCCATCGTGCCGAAGAGGCTGCATTCAGCAGTGGGGAGCATGAAATCTTTGTCCAGTTTTGCACTGCCTTCCTGGAAGACCTTGTTCCTTATTTGAACCGCTGTCTTCAAGTCCTTTTTCCACCAGCTCAGATAGCCCAGACTCTAg GCATCTCACCCACCCAGCTCTCCAAGCACGGAACCCTTGGGCATGTGAACATCAGCGCCATCCAGGAGCCTCTCGCCTTTATCCTGCCTAAAAGAGAGACAGTCTTCTGTCTAGATGACCAGGAGCTAGTGCCTGACCTCGGGGTTCCAGCGCTAGAGCCTTCTGCGGAGCAGCCCGGCCTGGAGCCAGTGACTTCGGCGGCCCCTGAGGGCGGATCAGAGAGGAGCGATCCAGGGGAGCCGCTGCCTGGGGAGCCAGGGGAGGGGGAGCCGCTGCCGGCGCAGCCGCCGGGGGAGGAGCCCTAG
- the Nip7 gene encoding 60S ribosome subunit biogenesis protein NIP7 homolog, with amino-acid sequence MRPLTEDETRVMFEKIAKYIGENLQLLVDRPDGTYCFRLHNDRVYYVSEMILKLAANISGDKLVSLGTCFGKFTKTHKFRLHVTALDYLAPYAKYKVWIKPGAEQSFLYGNHVLKSGLGRITENTSQYQGVVVYSMADIPLGFGVAAKSTQDCRKVDPMAIVVFHQADIGEYVRHEETLT; translated from the exons ATGCGGCCCTTGACCGAAGACGAGACCCGAGTAATGTTCGAGAAGATTGCGAAATA CATCGGGGAGAATCTACAGCTCCTGGTGGACAGGCCCGACGGCACCTACTGTTTCCGGCTGCACAACGACCGGGTGTACTATGTGAG TGAGATGATCCTGAAGCTGGCAGCCAACATCTCCGGGGATAAGCTAGTGTCACTGGGGACGTGTTTTGGAAAGTTTACCAAGACCCACAAGTTCCGGTTGCACGTTACAGCCCTCGATTACCTTGCACCTTATGCCAAG TATAAAGTGTGGATAAAGCCCGGAGCAGAGCAGTCCTTCTTATATGGAAACCATGTGTTGAAATCCGGTCTGGGTCGAATCACTGAAAACACTTCTCAGTACCAGGGAGTAGTGGTTTACTCCATGGCAGACATTCCTTTG GGTTTTGGGGTAGCAGCAAAGTCTACTCAAGACTGCAGAAAAGTGGACCCCATGGCAATTGTGGTGTTTCATCAAGCAGACATTGGAGAATACGTACGCCACGAAGAGACATTGACTTAG